One Festucalex cinctus isolate MCC-2025b chromosome 1, RoL_Fcin_1.0, whole genome shotgun sequence genomic region harbors:
- the LOC144012866 gene encoding polyamine-transporting ATPase 13A3-like, with translation MTPDQKTHLVQTLQSIDYTVGMCGDGANDCGKAHSGGDLCELEASVASPFTSTIPNISCVPNLIKEGHATLVTSFCVFKFMALFSLIVFFSVTLMYSVDVNFVNLQFMFIDFVIGTFVTFTKQFAAECEAFGRGISISKSETMGLSRMVGNVVDGIWLQVEEFEYLGFLDTSEEYMEWDIDWQIGALPAYEEAELKRKALHLLSNLRSCGL, from the exons ATGACTCCAGACCAGAAGACTCATCTGGTGCAAACCCTGCAGAGCATCGA CTACACTGTCGGGATGTGTGGGGATGGTGCTAATGACTGTGGG AAGGCTCACAGTGGTGGCGATCTATGTGAGCTGGAGGCTTCTGTGGCTTCCCCCTTCACCTCAACCATCCCAAACATCTCCTGTGTGCCCAACCTCATCAA GGAGGGCCATGCTACTCTTGTCACATCTTTCTGTGTCTTCAAATTCATGGCCCTCTTCAGCCTCATCGTGTTCTTCAGTGTGACTCTGATGTACTCG GTTGACGTCAACTTTGTAAACCTTCAGTTTATGTTTATAGACTTTGTCATTGGTACATTTGTCACCTTTACAA AGCAGTTTGCAGCTGAGTGCGAAGCATTTGGAAGAGGAATCAGCATctccaaatctgagaccatggGCCTCAGTCGAATGGTTGGAAATGTCGTGGACGGAATCTGgctccaagtggaggagttcgaATATCTTGGGTTCTTGGACACAAGTGAGGAGTACATGGAGTGGGACATAGACTGGCAGATTGGTGCATTGCCTGCATATGAAGAAGCTGAGTTGAAAAGAAAAGCTCTCCATTTACTGTCCAATCTCCGTTCCTGTGGGCTGTGA